The following proteins are co-located in the Brevibacillus laterosporus DSM 25 genome:
- the glp gene encoding gephyrin-like molybdotransferase Glp — translation MNRTHRFQRKALRVEEAQKRILSRITTMNTEEIALVDSIGRRLADPIYATNDVPAFPRAGMDGYAIRCEGIEKATPAEPLTYRIVGDIAAGSAPAMKLNKGEAVRIMTGASVPEGANAVIMFEQTQEYEQNEQAFVQVKHNVGQGQNIAQVGEEIQEGQAIIEPGRIIQPGQMALLSTFGYHRVKVVVPPKVGIFATGTELLPIEQPLLPGKIRNSNSYMVQALVEASGAIPCLYGIIPDDKERAKALLIEALQEMDIVITTGGVSVGDYDIMAEIFREQSEDMLFNRVSMRPGSPTSAAVIHNKLLFGLSGNPGACFVGFELFVKPAIRAMLGAKEALPTVMEAFLDTDYDKGSPHVRYERGKLWIEKGIVKVKSIGVTKSSHMLSIQDANCLLKIPSGSAGAAKGDLIQVIPLQYDVT, via the coding sequence ATGAATAGAACTCACCGATTTCAACGAAAAGCCCTTCGAGTTGAAGAAGCACAAAAGCGCATTCTTTCCCGAATAACAACCATGAATACGGAAGAGATCGCATTAGTTGACAGTATAGGGAGACGATTAGCTGATCCTATATATGCCACCAATGATGTTCCAGCTTTCCCAAGGGCAGGTATGGATGGGTATGCTATTAGGTGTGAAGGAATTGAGAAGGCTACACCAGCTGAGCCACTTACCTATCGGATTGTGGGAGATATTGCAGCGGGGAGTGCTCCCGCTATGAAGCTGAATAAAGGGGAAGCCGTTCGAATTATGACCGGTGCCAGCGTTCCCGAAGGTGCTAATGCAGTGATTATGTTCGAACAGACACAGGAATACGAACAAAATGAACAAGCTTTTGTACAGGTCAAACATAATGTAGGACAGGGACAGAATATTGCACAGGTAGGAGAAGAGATCCAAGAGGGGCAGGCTATTATAGAACCTGGGAGAATCATTCAGCCGGGTCAAATGGCATTGCTTTCTACGTTTGGCTATCACCGTGTAAAGGTAGTTGTTCCACCTAAAGTAGGTATTTTTGCTACAGGAACGGAATTGCTACCAATTGAACAGCCCCTGCTTCCTGGTAAAATTCGTAATAGCAACAGCTATATGGTCCAAGCATTGGTGGAAGCCTCTGGTGCGATCCCTTGTCTATATGGAATTATCCCTGATGATAAGGAACGAGCAAAAGCTTTATTGATAGAGGCTCTTCAAGAGATGGATATTGTTATTACCACAGGTGGCGTGTCAGTTGGTGATTATGATATTATGGCAGAAATCTTCCGTGAACAGAGTGAAGATATGCTGTTTAACCGGGTATCCATGAGACCAGGTAGTCCTACCTCAGCTGCAGTAATTCATAACAAATTATTATTCGGTTTGTCGGGGAATCCAGGTGCATGTTTTGTTGGTTTTGAATTGTTTGTAAAGCCAGCTATTCGAGCTATGCTGGGTGCTAAAGAGGCACTTCCTACCGTAATGGAAGCTTTTTTAGATACTGATTATGATAAGGGCTCTCCTCATGTACGTTACGAACGGGGCAAATTGTGGATAGAAAAGGGAATAGTAAAGGTAAAGTCGATTGGTGTGACTAAATCAAGCCACATGCTTTCTATACAGGATGCCAATTGTCTCCTTAAGATTCCTTCTGGTAGTGCAGGAGCAGCTAAAGGAGATTTAATTCAGGTAATCCCACTTCAGTACGATGTCACCTAA
- the fdhD gene encoding formate dehydrogenase accessory sulfurtransferase FdhD, with the protein MSKEVSTVRGIMRYDGEVFRVIDDEIACEYPLTIMVNGMEFATMVCTPEHMEELLLGFLASEGVIRLPDDVESFSVNQGTGFAYVELKNKCKLSPQHSKRFIGSCCGKSRQFYLQNDVRTAKTIMSKQQISVQDCQAMMKHMQETSSFFKQTGGVHNAALCNKEGIVVTRTDIGRHNALDKVYGFCLQNRIGLSDKVIAFSGRISSEVLLKVAKIGVGIVLSKSAPTNLALDLAEELGITTVGFIRGKTLNVYTHPERITETQSIK; encoded by the coding sequence ATGAGCAAGGAAGTATCGACCGTACGTGGCATCATGAGATACGATGGAGAGGTTTTTCGAGTAATAGACGATGAGATTGCCTGTGAATATCCGTTAACCATCATGGTAAATGGAATGGAATTCGCAACAATGGTGTGTACACCTGAACATATGGAAGAGCTTCTTCTTGGTTTCCTTGCATCAGAGGGTGTTATTAGACTTCCAGATGATGTAGAGTCATTCTCCGTCAATCAAGGAACTGGATTCGCTTATGTGGAGCTAAAAAATAAATGCAAGCTATCACCTCAACATTCTAAGCGTTTTATTGGCTCCTGCTGTGGTAAAAGTCGACAATTTTATTTGCAAAATGATGTTCGAACTGCTAAAACGATCATGTCAAAGCAGCAAATTAGCGTACAAGATTGTCAGGCGATGATGAAACATATGCAAGAAACGTCTTCTTTTTTTAAGCAAACAGGCGGTGTCCATAATGCTGCCTTATGCAATAAAGAAGGGATTGTGGTGACAAGAACCGATATTGGAAGACACAATGCACTAGACAAGGTATATGGATTTTGCTTACAGAATCGGATTGGTTTATCGGATAAGGTTATTGCCTTTAGTGGAAGGATATCTTCAGAGGTCTTGTTAAAGGTAGCCAAAATTGGAGTAGGGATTGTCCTCTCTAAATCAGCACCTACCAATCTCGCGCTTGATCTTGCTGAAGAGTTGGGCATTACAACGGTAGGATTTATCCGAGGGAAAACGTTAAATGTATATACACACCCCGAACGAATAACAGAGACGCAGTCTATAAAATGA
- a CDS encoding DUF2294 domain-containing protein: protein MTNYEAEFSNLVRTFRKRHMGKGPSQIKTTFCKNWAICEMQGNLSPVEKFIATADTGKQMLRSARTEMVKEMYQKTRPVEMEELLGAKFIDLFVDIDIESDFGMSIFVFDQDIERKFGSDR from the coding sequence ATGACGAACTATGAAGCTGAATTTAGCAATTTGGTCAGGACATTTCGCAAACGTCATATGGGAAAAGGACCTAGTCAAATAAAAACCACATTTTGCAAGAACTGGGCGATCTGTGAAATGCAAGGCAATCTCTCTCCTGTAGAGAAATTTATTGCAACTGCAGATACAGGGAAGCAAATGCTTCGTTCAGCTAGGACTGAAATGGTCAAAGAGATGTACCAGAAAACTCGTCCTGTTGAGATGGAAGAGCTTCTTGGAGCAAAGTTTATAGACCTATTTGTAGATATTGATATTGAAAGTGACTTTGGGATGTCCATTTTTGTTTTCGATCAGGATATTGAACGAAAATTTGGATCGGATCGCTAA
- a CDS encoding uracil-DNA glycosylase: MAILKNDWAPLLEDEFQKPYYLRLREFLRNEYATKTIYPDKYDIFNALHHTPYQKTKVVILGQDPYHGPNQAHGLSFSVNPGIKTPPSLVNIYKELRDDLGCLIPNHGYLVSWAKQGVLLLNTVLTVRDGEANSHKGRGWELFTNRVIEEINKRDKPVVFILWGRNAQDKKSMIDTNRHYILESVHPSPLSASRGFFGTKPFSKANQFLLEMGEEPIDWQIPPLN; encoded by the coding sequence ATGGCCATTTTAAAAAACGACTGGGCTCCGTTATTAGAGGATGAATTTCAGAAACCATATTACTTACGATTACGAGAGTTTTTACGAAACGAATACGCTACTAAAACTATATATCCAGATAAATATGATATTTTTAATGCCTTACATCATACGCCCTATCAAAAGACAAAGGTAGTTATTTTAGGACAAGACCCTTATCATGGTCCGAATCAAGCGCATGGATTAAGCTTTTCAGTTAATCCAGGTATTAAAACGCCACCTTCTCTCGTAAATATTTATAAAGAGTTGCGAGACGATCTAGGGTGCTTGATTCCTAATCATGGATATTTAGTGTCTTGGGCAAAGCAAGGCGTACTATTGTTAAACACGGTACTAACAGTTAGAGATGGGGAAGCCAATTCACATAAAGGGAGAGGCTGGGAGCTTTTCACGAATCGTGTAATTGAAGAGATAAACAAGCGAGATAAGCCAGTGGTCTTTATCTTATGGGGGAGAAATGCCCAAGATAAGAAAAGTATGATTGATACCAATAGACATTATATTTTGGAATCTGTTCATCCAAGCCCATTATCTGCAAGTAGAGGGTTTTTCGGGACAAAACCTTTTTCTAAAGCGAATCAATTTCTTTTAGAAATGGGAGAGGAACCGATTGATTGGCAAATTCCTCCGTTAAATTAG
- a CDS encoding cation:dicarboxylate symporter family transporter, whose translation MKKYGLAVQILIGLVLGITVGAIFYNNPVIESYLKPIGDIFLHLIKMIVVPIVIASLIVGVAGVGDIKKLGKIGGKTILYFEIITTIAIVVGLLAANVFKPGVGVNMADLTKTDINKYVQTADQATHHSFVDTFVNIVPTNVFESIAKGDMLAIIFFSVLFGLGVAAIGDKGKPVLQFFQGVADAMFWVTNQIMKFAPFGVFALIGITVSKFGLQSLVPLAKLMILVYGAMFFFIIVVLGIVARISGIRIFTIMKILKDEMLLAYTTASSETVLPKIMEKMEKFGCPKAITSFVVPTGYSFNLDGSTLYQAIAAVFIAQMYGIDLSLYQQITLMLVLMVTSKGIAGVPGVSFVVLLATLGTVGIPLEGLAFIAGIDRLLDMARTVVNVIGNALAVVVISKWEKEYDPEKGKQYVATL comes from the coding sequence ATGAAAAAATATGGTTTAGCAGTGCAAATCCTGATTGGTCTTGTATTAGGTATTACAGTTGGTGCAATTTTTTATAATAATCCTGTTATAGAAAGTTATCTAAAGCCCATTGGGGATATTTTTCTTCACTTGATTAAAATGATCGTAGTCCCAATTGTAATTGCTAGCTTAATTGTCGGCGTAGCAGGTGTAGGTGACATAAAGAAACTAGGGAAGATTGGTGGTAAGACAATCTTGTATTTCGAGATTATTACCACGATTGCCATCGTAGTTGGCTTACTTGCAGCTAACGTCTTCAAGCCAGGTGTTGGGGTTAACATGGCTGATTTAACTAAGACTGATATCAACAAATATGTACAGACAGCCGATCAAGCGACACATCACAGTTTTGTAGATACTTTTGTCAATATTGTACCCACAAATGTCTTTGAGTCTATTGCTAAAGGGGACATGCTGGCAATTATCTTTTTCTCTGTTTTGTTTGGATTAGGTGTGGCAGCGATTGGAGATAAGGGAAAGCCTGTATTACAATTCTTCCAAGGTGTGGCGGACGCCATGTTCTGGGTCACCAATCAGATTATGAAGTTTGCTCCGTTCGGTGTGTTTGCTTTAATTGGTATCACAGTTTCTAAGTTTGGTTTACAATCACTTGTTCCATTGGCCAAGCTCATGATTTTGGTATATGGAGCTATGTTCTTCTTTATTATCGTGGTGCTAGGTATTGTAGCTAGAATAAGCGGGATTCGCATCTTTACTATAATGAAAATCCTAAAAGATGAGATGCTACTAGCTTATACAACAGCTAGCTCAGAGACTGTATTACCTAAGATTATGGAAAAGATGGAGAAGTTCGGTTGTCCAAAGGCAATTACTTCTTTTGTGGTGCCGACTGGATACTCCTTTAATCTAGATGGCTCTACACTCTATCAAGCGATTGCAGCTGTTTTCATCGCACAAATGTATGGAATTGATCTATCTCTCTATCAACAAATTACATTAATGCTAGTTTTGATGGTAACGTCTAAAGGAATTGCAGGTGTACCGGGAGTCTCCTTCGTTGTATTGCTTGCTACGTTAGGAACGGTAGGAATTCCTCTAGAGGGCTTAGCATTTATCGCGGGTATTGACCGTTTGCTAGATATGGCACGGACAGTTGTTAACGTGATTGGTAATGCTCTAGCTGTTGTAGTTATTTCTAAATGGGAAAAAGAATATGACCCTGAAAAAGGAAAACAATACGTTGCTACTCTCTAA
- a CDS encoding exosporium glycoprotein BclB-related protein, with protein MRYDSHDDLRRIKDELIEPELLDFMSRNPTNHHKIYSQHCKSSSSTSSCTHFTTFCPIIGPTGPTGATGPTGPRGPRGPTGATGATGATGATGATGATGATGATGATGATGATGATGATGATGATGATGATGATGATGATGATGATGATGATGATGATGATGATGATGATGATGATGATGATGATGATGATGATGATGATGATGATGATGATGATGATGATGATGATGATGATGATGATGATGPTGPTGPTGPTGAGSIIPFASGVPLALSALVSGLAGTIGLVGFGNSAPTVFAFGTTIDLTGAAGTLLNFAYSVPRDGIITSISAFFSTAVEVFISIVGSATITAQLYSSPTPNNNFTPIPGAIVTLTPFLSGGLVPIGTISNGLTTGLAIPVTAETRLLMVYSITTTGLTAVTIVTGYASAGVTIV; from the coding sequence TTGAGATACGATAGCCATGATGATCTACGAAGGATTAAAGATGAGTTGATTGAACCTGAATTATTGGACTTTATGAGTCGAAATCCAACAAACCATCACAAAATATATTCTCAACATTGTAAGTCTAGCTCGTCCACGTCTTCATGCACACATTTCACTACTTTTTGTCCCATAATAGGTCCAACAGGTCCAACAGGAGCAACGGGTCCAACAGGTCCAAGAGGTCCAAGAGGTCCAACAGGAGCAACGGGGGCGACAGGAGCAACGGGGGCGACAGGAGCAACGGGAGCAACGGGAGCCACAGGAGCAACGGGAGCCACAGGAGCAACGGGAGCCACAGGAGCAACGGGAGCCACAGGAGCCACAGGAGCCACAGGAGCCACAGGAGCCACAGGAGCCACAGGAGCCACAGGAGCCACAGGAGCCACAGGAGCCACAGGAGCCACAGGAGCAACGGGAGCCACAGGAGCCACGGGAGCAACGGGAGCCACGGGAGCCACAGGAGCAACGGGAGCAACGGGAGCCACAGGAGCCACGGGGGCAACAGGAGCAACGGGAGCCACAGGAGCCACGGGAGCCACAGGAGCCACGGGGGCAACAGGAGCCACGGGGGCAACAGGGGCAACAGGGGCAACGGGAGCCACAGGGGCAACGGGAGCCACAGGAGCCACGGGAGCAACGGGAGCGACAGGAGCGACAGGAGCAACGGGAGCCACAGGAGCGACCGGCCCAACCGGCCCAACAGGTCCAACCGGCCCAACCGGTGCAGGTTCAATCATTCCATTTGCATCTGGTGTTCCTCTTGCACTAAGTGCTCTTGTCAGTGGTCTTGCTGGAACTATTGGATTGGTTGGATTTGGAAACTCGGCACCAACAGTATTTGCCTTTGGAACCACTATCGATTTGACTGGAGCAGCAGGTACGCTTCTAAACTTTGCCTATTCTGTACCACGTGACGGTATTATTACGTCCATCTCGGCGTTCTTTAGTACGGCAGTAGAAGTGTTTATATCTATTGTAGGTTCAGCAACTATCACAGCTCAGCTCTACAGTTCGCCTACTCCTAATAACAACTTTACCCCAATTCCAGGAGCAATTGTGACCTTAACGCCTTTTCTTTCAGGAGGACTTGTCCCTATTGGTACGATAAGTAATGGCCTTACCACAGGTTTAGCTATACCAGTAACAGCAGAAACTCGTCTATTAATGGTGTATTCCATCACTACTACTGGTTTAACAGCAGTCACTATTGTCACAGGTTACGCAAGTGCAGGTGTGACTATTGTTTAA
- a CDS encoding Ig-like domain-containing protein → MNISSHDCDHHHPDNKVIVKLSANTSTITIGSIITFTVRILNKKRKGVLTNAFLFNQAPTGTVFIPNSVTVNGFPQPGASPIAGISLGTIPVRVNFVSVTYQFQVVSVPSPAEIISQARLTGTLTFPKDRQVPISVLSNVVTIPFPGACIPLQATNNGIIVCKGEGIKSFIKIANPNRNTLLFKLLSSPKHGCIKLLVDGRYAYKPNRGFTGKDIFTVLVVDPICHFTAIVRVVVLVRKNCHHHHKSSSSSSFSSSSSSSCSHSHSHSYEPSSSCSSHSSHSSHSSHSSHSSHSSSCFESSSSTTCTEE, encoded by the coding sequence GTGAATATTTCATCACACGATTGTGACCATCATCATCCCGACAATAAAGTCATTGTTAAACTCTCAGCTAATACCTCAACTATTACAATTGGGAGCATCATTACATTCACAGTTCGAATACTTAATAAAAAAAGAAAGGGGGTTTTGACTAACGCCTTTTTGTTTAATCAAGCCCCTACAGGCACTGTGTTTATACCAAATAGCGTCACTGTGAATGGATTCCCTCAACCTGGTGCTTCACCCATAGCTGGTATTAGTCTTGGAACCATTCCTGTAAGAGTAAATTTCGTAAGTGTTACTTATCAATTCCAGGTAGTCTCTGTCCCATCCCCAGCAGAGATCATTAGTCAAGCAAGATTAACTGGCACACTGACCTTCCCAAAAGATCGACAAGTTCCTATTTCTGTCCTTTCGAATGTAGTAACGATTCCTTTTCCGGGAGCCTGCATTCCACTGCAAGCAACAAATAATGGAATCATTGTTTGCAAAGGCGAAGGAATTAAATCATTTATTAAAATCGCTAATCCAAACCGAAATACTCTCTTGTTTAAACTTCTGTCTTCTCCAAAACATGGTTGTATTAAACTCTTAGTCGATGGTCGATACGCCTATAAACCAAATCGCGGTTTTACAGGAAAAGATATCTTTACTGTTTTGGTAGTAGATCCTATTTGCCATTTCACAGCTATTGTGCGAGTCGTTGTTCTAGTGAGGAAAAATTGCCATCACCATCACAAATCTAGTTCTTCTAGTTCTTTTAGTTCTTCTAGTTCTTCTAGTTGCTCACATTCACACTCTCATTCTTATGAACCATCCTCCAGCTGCTCCAGTCACTCCAGTCACTCCAGTCACTCCAGTCATTCTAGTCACTCCAGTCATTCTAGCAGTTGCTTTGAATCCAGCAGTAGTACAACATGCACTGAGGAGTAA
- a CDS encoding acetate uptake transporter, producing the protein MNTQSVKITNCDPSALGLFGLAMVTLVASMQKLGFTEGLSMVVPWAIFLGAFAQLFACINDSKRNNIFGTTAFGAFAFFWFAMAFSWMIQMGVFGAEMAAKVDGKHLGIAFLGYLIFSIFMTIGAAETNKVLFIIFVFIDFLFIGLTFSSLGIAKDPMHTLAGVSELLISLSSFYGSAACVLNAHFGREFLPIGKPMGIFKK; encoded by the coding sequence ATGAACACTCAATCCGTGAAGATTACCAACTGTGATCCATCAGCATTAGGTTTGTTTGGTCTAGCTATGGTAACATTGGTAGCTTCTATGCAAAAATTAGGCTTCACTGAAGGCCTATCCATGGTCGTCCCATGGGCTATTTTCTTAGGAGCATTTGCACAGTTATTTGCTTGCATCAATGATTCTAAACGCAATAATATTTTTGGTACTACTGCTTTCGGTGCTTTTGCTTTTTTCTGGTTTGCTATGGCATTTTCCTGGATGATTCAGATGGGGGTTTTTGGAGCGGAAATGGCTGCTAAAGTAGATGGAAAACATCTCGGGATTGCTTTCCTTGGATATCTAATCTTTAGCATATTCATGACGATTGGTGCCGCCGAAACAAATAAAGTCCTTTTCATCATCTTTGTTTTCATTGATTTCCTATTTATTGGACTTACTTTCAGTAGTCTAGGAATCGCTAAAGATCCAATGCATACTCTTGCTGGAGTATCAGAGTTACTTATTTCTTTATCATCATTCTATGGTTCTGCTGCTTGTGTACTTAATGCACATTTTGGTCGTGAATTCTTACCAATCGGTAAGCCAATGGGCATCTTTAAAAAATAA
- a CDS encoding ABC transporter ATP-binding protein, with translation MSNQPVVKLENVTKRVAGKTLVRDLTFSVQRGEVYGFLGPNGSGKTTTIRMIVGLSSITEGEIYVEGYNIKKDRSKAMAHVGAIVENPELYGYMTGMQNMIHFARMAVQPVSKERIHQIIDLVELSGAINQKVKTYSLGMRQRLGIAQALLHNPSILILDEPTNGLDPAGIRQLRDYLRELAKRENIAVLVSSHLLSEVELMCDRALVIQEGQFIEEMIVNNQATEVKGLSVEFEVESSQQAVDILLDWTVEVMSDKLLLLQIEKSDIPVIVQRLVENSCPIYQIKIRTKSLEDRFLALTKGGK, from the coding sequence ATGTCTAACCAACCAGTGGTGAAATTAGAAAACGTGACAAAGAGAGTCGCGGGGAAAACACTTGTTAGAGACCTGACGTTCTCCGTACAACGAGGAGAGGTATACGGTTTTCTTGGTCCCAATGGTTCTGGTAAAACTACCACCATTCGTATGATTGTTGGCCTCTCTTCCATTACGGAAGGCGAAATATATGTAGAAGGTTACAATATAAAAAAAGATCGGTCAAAAGCAATGGCTCATGTCGGAGCAATTGTTGAAAATCCTGAACTATATGGTTATATGACCGGGATGCAAAACATGATTCACTTTGCCCGTATGGCTGTTCAACCAGTATCAAAGGAACGAATTCACCAAATTATTGACCTTGTAGAGCTTTCAGGCGCTATCAATCAAAAGGTGAAAACCTATTCACTAGGGATGCGCCAACGCTTAGGAATTGCTCAGGCTCTGCTACACAATCCATCCATTTTGATTCTAGATGAACCAACAAATGGTCTGGACCCAGCAGGAATTCGCCAGCTCCGTGACTATCTACGGGAGTTAGCAAAACGTGAAAATATCGCGGTTCTAGTCTCCAGTCACCTTCTCTCCGAAGTGGAGCTTATGTGTGACCGGGCCCTTGTTATCCAAGAGGGTCAATTTATTGAAGAGATGATTGTTAACAATCAAGCAACAGAAGTTAAGGGTTTATCTGTTGAATTCGAGGTAGAAAGCAGTCAGCAGGCAGTAGATATTTTACTTGATTGGACAGTTGAGGTAATGAGTGACAAGCTCCTTCTCCTTCAGATCGAAAAATCGGATATCCCGGTCATTGTACAACGGTTAGTAGAGAACAGTTGCCCTATTTATCAAATTAAAATTAGAACCAAGTCGCTGGAAGATCGCTTCTTAGCTCTGACAAAAGGAGGAAAATAG
- a CDS encoding DUF2705 family protein has translation MKFIHLIQNEIMKLNAKKQTVLFFSLLAVLVLLAGLIGKFYATDMTSGIGYAGFSVFMQIGLGFLITLFGLVTGSQILTDEYKEGTIKQLLIRPSSRTTILLSKYVTVLIMLVSATLFLMLFSSLVGLIFFGTKSMADLDFTTLLQAYFYNIPALLFLSTLSFFTATIFKTNALAISIAIIANFSGSIASMFTKKYVWGKFVIFNHLDLNAYSDNPLISRLSAPAYPDLGIWFSLMIIAIYIALMVFLSILIFKKRDVQ, from the coding sequence ATGAAATTTATCCACCTCATACAAAATGAAATCATGAAGCTTAATGCGAAAAAACAAACCGTTCTGTTTTTCTCCTTACTAGCAGTTCTTGTTTTATTAGCAGGACTTATCGGTAAATTTTATGCGACAGACATGACATCTGGCATTGGTTATGCTGGATTCTCCGTCTTTATGCAAATAGGTCTTGGCTTTTTAATTACTTTATTTGGACTTGTTACAGGTTCTCAAATCCTGACTGATGAATATAAAGAAGGCACTATTAAGCAGCTCTTGATTCGTCCTAGCAGTCGTACAACAATTTTACTCTCTAAATATGTGACAGTCCTTATCATGTTAGTTTCTGCCACTTTATTTTTGATGCTATTTAGTAGCCTCGTTGGATTGATTTTTTTCGGAACAAAATCAATGGCAGATTTAGATTTCACAACGTTACTGCAAGCGTATTTCTACAATATTCCAGCGTTATTATTTTTATCTACGCTATCTTTTTTCACTGCAACTATATTTAAAACAAATGCACTTGCGATTAGTATAGCCATTATTGCAAATTTTTCTGGTTCAATCGCTAGTATGTTTACTAAGAAGTATGTATGGGGTAAATTTGTGATTTTTAATCATCTGGACTTAAATGCTTATTCCGACAATCCGTTAATCTCTCGCTTATCTGCACCTGCCTATCCCGATTTAGGTATCTGGTTCTCCTTGATGATAATCGCTATTTATATTGCACTGATGGTGTTCCTATCGATCCTGATTTTCAAAAAACGGGACGTGCAATAA
- a CDS encoding glutamine--tRNA ligase/YqeY domain fusion protein codes for MILVENTSASSNFIRNIIIDDLESKKVDEVVTRFPPEPNGYLHIGHAKSICLNFELAKEFKGKAFLRFDDTNPTKEDQEYVESIKEDVKWLGFEWDELYFASNYFEEMYERAVLLIKKGKAFVCDLSAEQMREYRGTLTQSGKESPYRNRSIDENLDLFERMRKGEFADGEKVLRAKIDMTSPNMNMRDPVLYRISHSTHHNTGDTWCIYPMYDYAHPLEDAIEGVTHSICTLEFEDHRPLYDWVVAETEMKHVPHQYEFARLNLTQTVMSKRKLKQLVDENIVDGWDDPRMPTISGLRRRGFTPESIRTFAREIGVARSYSVVDSKMLDHFIREDLKLKAPRTMGVVKPLKVVITNYPEGQVEWLEAEINPENPEMGFRLIPFTREIYVEQDDFMENPPSKYFRLFPGNEVRLKHAYFIKCNEVIKDENGNVVELHCTYDPETKSGSGFTGRKVKGTLHWVDATHAIPAEFRLYEPLILDVEEEEGKTFLDYMNPSSLEILQGFVEPNMAEAKSQDKFQFFRHGYFNVDPKHTTSEKLVFNLIVSLKSSFDPTKK; via the coding sequence TTGATTTTAGTGGAAAACACTTCGGCATCATCAAATTTCATTCGCAATATCATTATTGATGATCTTGAATCAAAAAAAGTAGATGAGGTCGTGACGAGGTTTCCTCCAGAACCAAACGGCTACTTGCATATAGGACATGCTAAATCTATTTGCCTAAACTTTGAATTGGCTAAAGAATTTAAAGGAAAAGCATTTTTACGTTTTGATGACACGAATCCTACAAAAGAGGATCAGGAATATGTAGAATCTATCAAGGAAGACGTAAAATGGCTCGGTTTTGAGTGGGATGAACTGTATTTTGCATCTAATTATTTCGAGGAAATGTACGAACGTGCTGTACTGCTTATTAAAAAGGGTAAAGCATTTGTTTGTGATCTGTCTGCGGAGCAAATGAGAGAATATCGCGGTACGTTAACGCAATCAGGCAAGGAAAGCCCGTATCGCAATCGTAGTATCGATGAGAACTTGGATTTGTTCGAGCGTATGCGCAAGGGTGAATTTGCAGATGGAGAAAAGGTACTACGTGCCAAGATTGATATGACTTCTCCGAACATGAACATGCGTGACCCGGTTCTTTACCGTATTTCTCACTCTACTCACCATAACACGGGTGATACTTGGTGCATTTACCCGATGTATGACTATGCTCATCCATTGGAAGATGCAATTGAAGGCGTTACGCACTCTATCTGTACTCTTGAGTTTGAAGACCATCGCCCTTTATATGACTGGGTGGTTGCTGAGACAGAGATGAAGCATGTACCGCACCAATACGAATTTGCACGTTTGAATCTAACGCAAACAGTAATGAGCAAGCGTAAATTAAAACAACTCGTTGATGAAAACATTGTGGATGGATGGGATGATCCACGAATGCCAACGATCTCAGGATTACGTCGCAGAGGATTTACACCAGAATCTATCCGTACCTTTGCTAGAGAGATCGGTGTTGCTCGTAGCTACAGCGTAGTCGATTCCAAGATGCTGGATCATTTTATTCGTGAGGATTTAAAGCTCAAGGCACCACGTACAATGGGAGTAGTAAAACCACTTAAAGTGGTAATCACCAACTATCCAGAGGGACAAGTGGAATGGCTCGAAGCTGAAATTAACCCGGAAAACCCAGAGATGGGCTTTCGTTTGATTCCGTTCACACGTGAAATTTATGTAGAGCAAGATGATTTTATGGAAAACCCTCCAAGTAAATATTTCCGTCTATTCCCGGGAAATGAAGTTCGACTTAAACATGCTTATTTCATTAAATGTAACGAGGTCATTAAGGATGAAAATGGTAATGTAGTAGAGCTTCACTGCACATATGACCCTGAAACAAAGAGTGGCTCTGGTTTTACAGGTCGCAAGGTGAAAGGTACACTTCACTGGGTAGATGCAACGCATGCTATTCCTGCTGAGTTCCGTCTCTATGAGCCATTGATTTTAGATGTAGAGGAAGAAGAGGGTAAAACCTTCCTTGATTATATGAATCCATCATCTTTAGAGATCCTGCAAGGATTTGTAGAGCCAAACATGGCAGAAGCAAAATCACAAGATAAATTCCAATTTTTCCGCCATGGGTACTTCAACGTTGATCCGAAGCATACAACCTCTGAGAAGCTGGTATTCAACTTGATTGTGTCATTGAAAAGTTCATTTGACCCAACGAAAAAATAA